The nucleotide window AACTTCATCTCAGGCTAAATAGTCCAAAGCAAGACTGTGCAGACCAGGGATCTCCTGTATCCTGAGGTAGTCTCAGAGCCACTGTATAATGCCATCAACCTCAGTCAAGGCCTGACTTTTCTGCCCACTCTTCTACCACAGATGTAAAGTATGGCCAGGCTGCAGAGGTGGTGGTATCTGCCACACTGTACAGCCCTGCCAACAGAGGGTGTGGAACTGAATTGTactcttcagatttttttttttaaaagcaatgttAACAATTGTAAACCaagaccagatgttgttggacccttgTCATTGACCACtatagctggagctgatgggacaaGACCTGAAAGGTCACAGTTCCCCAATCCTTGCATTATATGAATATATACAGAAATTAGAAGTAATTATATTAGGAATGTGATACTGCACATATGAGACAATATTTAAGCATTACTAGTCCCTGGAATGTCTCCATTAATGTCTATTTTCTTTGAATTGTTTTCAGCAAGCTAGAATATACTATGTGGCTGTAATATGTAGAGGATAAAGGCTATAAAAAGAACATGTTATATTATTCTACTTTATTTGTTGAAATGATAAAATTGTTGGCTCAGAAAGTTATTCAAGCttctattttaaatattttaatacagattatttatttaacaaatttaatGTACCATTTGAATTGAAAGACCTCTAAACGGCTATTTCCAACTGCTTATTTAAATTCTCAAGAACTAATGATATATGCATATTATTTTTGAGGGGAAAAAGACATACTGAACAACTGCACTTCCCAAAGGGTATGTTTTCACAATGATATAGTATATTTTATCAGAGATTCGGGAATGGAGACAGCAGTTAAGATAAGTTGGGGAAAGCTTTTAATAAGAACATGTCTGATAAACCAATGGAAGGCCATATGATAATTGTCAGACTCTTTAATGGATGTTTCTGCATGAAAATAGCTTTGCAGGATTCTGTATTTAAGGCACTTTATACCTTTCATTATCCAATGCATTTGTTGGAGATGTCAACAAGACTACAGATTTTGTACGTATTTGGTGAACTTGAAAGACATACAGTTTGGAGCTAAGGTGAGTTCTATAAAACTGGTTACAAATTAGAAATGGATCCGTCCTCTTATGGCCTGAGGCCCAATTGTACCCCTCCAATCTTCTCTATCCTGATCTGAGAACTCTTCCCAAGCCATTCCTCTTTGACTGTGCACAATGAATTTAAGAAATATATCCATATAGACATTCACAGGATCCTCCACCTATTTAGCTTTCCTTAAAAACATTAATATAGCTACATGTACAAAGCCTGtttgttaatttgttttaaattgcacACACTGCATTACATTTTCAGTCAGATACAGTGAATTAACCAGCTCATAGAGAAGCACTCTGAATGCAGAGTCTGTGCATACTGGGGACAATTATCATTTACTTACAAATGATGTAAACGAGGTTGAACATTAGATCATTGCCTGAAATCATTTCTGGTACTCAACCTCATCAAGGAATGGCAAATGTAAGAAAAGATAGATCATGGTGCTCTTTTGAGAGGTCCTGGGTCCCTGCTTAAATGGGAAGCCCAATATTTTCTGGGGGGGATAAGCCTGACACTCTTCGGCACGTTGgatgtcaatgggacttatttctaactAACTGTGTATGGAATTGCATCTGTGTCCCATTTTCTGAGATTTCAGACATATTTCCCACAATCTTGCAAATGACTGCGGAAGTCAAACAGATGCCAATTGTCTGGATTTTGCAAAGAAAGAGACAAGggtgagtgaaagagaaacttATGAACTATGAATGCATTATGATAATGAATTCAATTTATAATACAATGTATCTATTTAGGGAACCAGCATCAGAGATATTCAATTAAAGAACCAGTCTGGTACTATGGAATTTACACTGGTTGGTCTCACCAGCTCTGCAGAATTACAGACACTTCTCTTTGGGATATTCACACTCATTTATGCTACTGCTTTAGCTGGTAACGTCCTCCTCATCTTTACCATATGTACTTGCAAGAAGCtccacactcccatgtacttcctGCTCATCAATTTGTCCTTAGTCAATGTGTTTTCCATCTCAGTTACAActccaaaattgctccagactcTTTGGACCCATAGAAAGACCATCTCTTTTTATGGCTGCATTACACAGATGTATCTATTTGTATGGGCTTTGGGAACAGAGCTTTTTATCCTCTCATTTATGGCTTTTGACCGTTATGCTGCTATCTGCCATCCTTTgcagtacacagtcatcatgaaGAAGGAAGTGTGTGTTGGCATAGCCAGTGGAGCGTGGGTTGCTGGGATGTTCAATTCTGCTGTTCATGCTGGTCTTATGCTGACACTTTCCTTCTGCAACTCTAACATAGTTAACCATTTCTTCTGTGATGTACCCCCACTTTTAGAGCTTTCATGCTCTGACACCAGCCTGAATGAGATGATGGCTTTTGTGTCAGATGTGATCTTTGGGATTTGTAGCTGTGGGCTGACCCTAACATCTTACTTCTTTATCTTGAGAGCTATCTTCAGAATCCGTTCCACTGAAGGGAAAaagaaagctttctccacatgttcctctcatctcattgtagtcagttttttcttctcttcatcCATTTACACATATATCAGGCCCAGCTCAGACTACTCTCTAGACAAAGATaaatttgtttctctcctttattcagtggtaaccccagttgttaatccactcatatattctctgagaaacaaagaTGTAAAAGAGGCACTCAAGACAATTACTGGAAGAAGCAGGCTGCTCCGGAAAGCTCAAGATTGATCTGCAAAGATCTTTTGTAAGAAcactggtgctgctgctgttagGGTAAGGAGTTGAACAGGAGAAAAATTGGCAGAAGTAAACTGTTGGAATGTTCATGTGCACCAAAATATGCTACATATGATTTGGCATCAGAAAGCTTCTGATAGTTTAAACTGCAATCTGACATTTGACCATATCACCAACATATTGCAGAAAAGCATAAAAAGACACTGACATATTATACATCATATTCCTGGTTGTCATGAACAATCCCTTATTTCCTTCAAGAGAACCAGGAATTTAAGAGATATCCTGATTAAAAGTGAATTCAGGGATAACTTTCATCCCATTAAGAATATCCTCCCAGGCACTAGTGCACCCAGGGGCCGTCACACCTGTGGGCATTGTACCTATTGCAGGTTTACATGTGAAATGATGGAGTTTGTTAACCCCATTAATCAAAAAAGTACACTTTGAATCATTTGTCAACATACAATACTGCCAGACCTACTTATGTAATTCAATGTGGATGTTTGAAATTATATGTTGGACAGACCTCCAGAATTGTTAAATAGAACACATTGGGGAATACCTCAGCAACATCAGAATTAAGAGGTCTGGGGGGCCCTTAGTGGATCATTTCAATAGTTACAATACTCTGTAGCCAAGCTTAAATTTTGGGTCTTAGAAAAAGTATATGGTGACAACATTGGTCTTTTACTTAGGAGAGAGATGTTATGGATACTAGGTTTGAAAACAATGACCCCTAATGAGGAGCTTGAGTTTCTTTCTCTACTATGAAATCCAGAAAATACCTGCggtcccttacttgttttttactCCCAAATGGTGGTCATTTAGTAACAAGATAAACAATCAAGTGGTTCCACCTGCATCTTATTTCTGGTTACTGTGATATATATACTTGCTCAATATTCTGTTCTTTGAGgcgtttatattgttgtaagcggTCTGATCATTTGAACTTCTCGATAGCTCGCAGTGTAAGTCATAGACTGATTTAGAGATGTTATATGTATGATTTTACATGTTTATAAAAGTAAACTTGTTCCTGCTGTTTTATAtgattatagcccctgatgaaggcctctAAAACCTACAGGCTGAAATGCGATGGGTTTGAACACACAATAAATCCCTATTTTACTAGCATCTTGGCTTTTGCCCTCTATTTTTTTTGCTTGGAGCACTTTGCCAGCAGTGGCAAAGCAGCGGCAGTGTTTTCACAGGCTCTTAAGGGCCCGCATGGTTTGGACTTGGGGCTGGGGGTGTATTACCAGCCTGACAGTCCTGTGCCTGACCAGCCTGCTTTTTGGGCCTGCTTAGGGCCTGGTGTTTGGCACCGTTTGGGGCATGCTTAGGGTGGGGGTGGCCACTTGGTACTGACCATCTTATGTGGGATTGGATAGTTGCCCTCTTCCCTGATGGCCATTTTTGTCATGCAAATCTAGGACTGTGATGAAGCaaaacaactgaaaatgaaaaacgTTCTATGGTTTCATTTCCCCCACACCACCAAGAAAGACTGGAGACACCAAATtgggaaaatgttatatttattaaactataacaataaattgggagaacctgcagaccaaatcaACACATTGATTTGCACCCCAccaccccagccaaggatgtgaaTAAATACATCCATCTTTGCTAGATGAGCCCTGGGTGGTGACCCACCCTGCACATCCATGCCTCACCATACCAGTGTCCACCAGAATGAGCAAGACAGGCCCTCAGAGGCACCCTCCATGTGCATCCCATGCCTAAACATGGAGTTCCCCAAAGGATGCCCCTAATCCCATAACTGCCTCAGTAAACCCCAAACTAACCCTCCAACTTCCTCTCCTGCCTGAACTCCATGCTGCATCAGGTGCAGCTTGATCACCTCTCCCCACAAGAAAAAAATTCTGCTAAACCTCTCTGCAGGTCCTCCAAAAACATGTCACATCCCAAAGTAAagagatgaaccccatcatctctGAAAAAATATGGGAAATCATGTCTGATTCTGACATGGGGGATAAAAGCCTAACCAAATGCAGCACCAATTTGTATACTCTCCTGTTTACCGATCTTCTGGCCCTGTCAATTTTATTGGGGTGAACAGCCCCTGCCAAACCCTTCTTTCCAAGAGGTTGGACCATACTACAAAGAGGCCTGGAAAATTGTGCTTAATCCAATTCAAATTGTGAAAGAtcctgggcatcagacagggcctctgagaggaattatatcagggggtacaaagtttcttttggaccccttcccttctccattagtcattctgtttttatccattatggttttatgccatgagctaTAGCCCgtaaggtcaaaaagggtatggaagacgaGAGAGGGGTGAAGTGGAGCGCTCTGtaaattttctgcatttaaggccttatgttcttatactccctccacaataaatataaataaaataaaagaggatcaaagataagaaagcacatttgatttgatGCTTTTGATTTTATGCTACAATtcagataaggagaaagaatttaCATTGAAACCAGGTAGATAAACgtactatttattttttaaaaagagctttcctggcctttttttgtgaaaaagtttgaatcacagcatgaaaattaattgttctggcaatgtttgattcaatacttagcctggccaaatccacacgacgttcctgagacattgtagaccttaaataattcttaattagcttaagtttgctaaatgacctctctccagaaggtactgttgctggaattgttaatagtattctcaagctaacacaaacatttggaaacaggtcaccaagtctgtactctgttaacaagttcaacagatctaatggctttaactgtgcatttacaaaatttgctttatgcactgagggtaaatgttgcatttcttttccaaaatcatcaccattaaggtcagcaggatattgctctgataaagataaagcttttctctccacatcacctttggacatggtgagatatttccacaagaaatcaatttTTTCTGCCAACTGTTTAACAGCACTGAAGCAGATAGTTAATCCTTCTATAACATTGTCTAtcaaaatgtaaaacacacactttctgaagtaggcctcttctggagtatcatctgtgtcattcatttcttccaagttagcatcaggtgtgctgtcgttatgcggccttgccctcttgcgcctaactccatcacatctatgggagagttttatttctatagTTAGGTTTGACacaaccaatttggcttcattccacatgcatttccagttcttttgaagttttgtcagctctgtgaggagagtttctatgtttgctacttcaacatccagtgtggcatctgtagcttggatgaccttgttgcaaatatctatgccagctaatattttgtaccacatggctgacattaacacaccggcaaaagatgtcacatataataaaactcaatggatttcatttcttgttttggctgtcaaatttagttctaggaggtcttccagtgctaatttaacaccaggcaagtgagctgcaaaaggctttacacattcaacacgatctgaccatcttgtttcagacataccatgaatAGAACAACCAATATGGTTTTATAGTAATTCCCACCGCTTAGCACTTGGACTGAACAGGTGGTACATAGTTTGAATTGTTCTGAAAAAGGTTATTGCTTTAGATATTTATTCAGCAGCATtatttccacataagttgagtgtgtgacaaccgcaaggtgaaaaaattgctattgagcattgttcttgtatttttgcttgtgcgctgttgtattttccggccatatttgccccattatcgtagccttgagctgtacaatcactgagaggaatagCATGCTCTTTCAATGTATCTgttatcaactgagcaatttcttcccctcttttgttgctacaatctgcaaacttgagaaatctttcttgaatcccatactgtgtttcttttaaaagtacgtatctcaaaagaatggttgtttgttcaatatgggaagaatctggtgtggaatctactattattgcaaagtactttgcagattgcctctcaatcaaaatgtgttgtttcacaagattcgagcattctgcaataaattcattttatgagtcaggggacagataataaacttgaagccgctcactccttttctgtgactcctctacacttagcacatgttcctgaaggaaAAAGTTTCCATCGTTTGAATCACCAATTtgatgggatgaaccagtaaatgctagaccacgttctcccaagaagagCACAACATTGATGATGcgctttaaaaggttgtaccatttatttatttatttatttcatttttaaaccgcccatagcgaatagctctctgggcggtgaacaaaacaagattaaaatacaatattacaataaaattacaataaaatcagcaacaagttaaacggaaaaaaaattaaatgaaacacattgaacattaaaatgcctgggagtatagccaggtcttaacctggcgcctgaaagaaagtaccgaaggcgccaggcgtatctccacaggtaggctgttccacagttcgggggccactacagaaaaggccctagatctaataacaatcctccgggcatcctgatgagttggtacccggaggagggccttggatattgaacgaagtgaacgggtaggttcatagcgggagaggcgttccacaaggtattgtggtcccacacgtgtaaggctttataggtcaaaaccagcaccttgaatctggctcggaaacaaataggcagccagtgcaggcgggccaggacaggtgttatatgcgcagaccagcgggtcctcgttaacaacctggctgccgcattttgcactagctgaagtttccgaacggtcttcaagggcagccctacatagagcgcattacagtagcttcagttttgattgacgcttctaagatgatgtcaactcctgtctcagacagcaggcgcctttctagttcttgccaagctaggtaacattctctgtgactattgcctttttcatgttttgggatcctgtaggaaagtttccgccacttcccattagaatcccagccttcagcagataccacTGCAGACTTAGATgcagaagtgctagtcttgactgtcttgtgccaaaataatcaacatggaaagcaatataaagcttgtttctgttgactccagacaagccagtctcttacatgtagttctccattagtgctttgaaatttcagtatgctcTCTGGGAACACTTCATTGCAGGTGTCTTTTGtgaatgttttaggcagagggatgtgaccattcgtaacaaccttttctatttccttttgagatgaAAACTCAGTTGTGATACATCCAgtgtcaaggcctacattatgattactcctctcatcttccaaattcacttccacatgtgtctgtatgtctgtttctttgttttccattttcattttctgcatctgccccttcatcaaaatactgtgcatgattacacaaatcaactgctccttgtttggggatgaggtttccaacagtttgTTCTTGCTCCAATTATGTAGCTGAGTTCAATGAAAGTTTTTTTGAAGCCacacttaatccaaattgaaagagcatttgttgaccccttttttcattttcctctcattctttcttgtcttttctttactgggctcctgatttgtgagaatacattttggagagatgattttctcatcgtgatagggtttaaaggttcacactgcttaccttacATGAGCCCTCAAAccacatttttcctttcatactaaaggggaagggttaatctagcttcctaatgaccatgccctcttaaggtcaaagtatctttccctcttgttaccttggccaccgagcatgctcagtttcttccagagtaagtttcataaaaaatggaaaaaaatcctcatgtttgattatatgtattttcagaatccaacagaaatacaaatatttgtttgaacaatgttattctgttttgcacaagttagggggggaaaggaaaaaagcatcatttgtagcaggcttgcagaatgggagccagcaggaaatgacataataaagggaggaaaagggagctcccctTCTTTGGCTCCCGGGCCCCCTTTTTGACCCTGGGCCCAGGTACAATGTACCCCCTGTACCCCCATCTCATGGGCCCTGGCAGTAGAAAAAGATCAGGTCACTGCACAAGATCATTCTTACCAAGGTGCACAACCAATATATGAGTGGCAGGGACAGCAGTCAACATTCAACTGACACTCAGAAGAAGTTGTCCCCATAACATCCCCCATCTGGTCACTCAATGAACAGTTGTGCAGACCAAAAGATGTAGCTGGGTACCAATGGGAGATGAGCTAGCCCTCCTCTGGGACCAGAACAGGATTAAAGGCCTGCAGAGGACCACTCGAGCAGGCAATGGGAGAGACCGCAAACCTGgaacacaaagaaaaaaaataacctGAAGGCTAAACATTAACATAAAAACTTGACACAAGCCTTATATGCAGCAGATTGCCATCTGCCTATCACTTGTATCTGCTCCAGGGGCAAGCCCATGAGGGCCACGGCAGAAACTGCTCCAATCCAGAAAGAGTGCAAGCCACACACCACAGGGTATATCTCACCCAATGGCCATCAAGGCTCCCAGAACTGAAACTGGGTGAGAGAGGACTGGTCATGATGTACAAACAGATAGCCTTGGGTCACTGGCCTTGAAGATAAATATGCatgcgacttcccaggaggatccctccgcctgtgcagctctgagacgggctcccatcttggatgaaactttttcagctttaaatctagtcagaagggtcttttttgactggggataatttcttccggataaggaagaaacgtgagattttccacacagctttgttgtgattgttggagactggaattcgtcagaattgtctgtgaaagaaggtcttccagcagctcggacagagcgaggatttccagctagctcagctgagtaagtgacccgttttttttctttttaaagaaaacggactaacaggcaagcattctcctgtctacgcttattactttcttatctatacagctaaagagatttgtcaaaggaccagcaattaagaaaatctgggtgagccaaaactttccttcttttttacctATGGTaccaagggggaagaaaataaaaatagcctatcttttttttttattgcaaaaagctgacatggaaaatagcattataaagattacaacggatgaggggtttctgattggaagagaaaagaaaaatctttttgatttataagacttttgtgtaatatatgtctgggactattttttctcttctacttttttttgacgaatctgctcattctttctgttactagtcatctagacgctgtgaactaaagctgtttttgcacttctgggcatataagagataagggctgtctagagtgtgatgccagctggtttgaaagattaactcctttgtaactggataaagaaataaactgctctttgcttgggacattgaaaattgaaggagttttgttcctttggctttaagaatgacaattaagaagatcatggatgtacaagaagggactttatctttagacatgtttcagaaaataatgaatgggattaagtcaataaaacaagaactgagaaataatagtcaagcgttgagaattgaatttgacgaaatgagacaggtgctgaaagaaattcaggattctatgagaaaggagaataaagatggatctggaaaacaaaaaaaggatgaaagagaaattaaaggcaaggttcaaactatggagatcggattaaatatggacctggaaaaagatttggatttcctggctgtgatggatcctggagacaaacattacggtttggaactcagcgctgtccctgaaggaattgaagagattggagataaagatattatcggttcaaaaaaattcctggactggaaggacttgatggaacttgaaatggagaaagttaacagaattaatccctgctttgtgtcaatggaaaaatcttcaagagatgtgctagtgtatcatgtaaaaaagaggaacagagatgcggctttgcaacaatacttcagtgatacgttcggaattgatggcaagaaaatatctgtgataaaggaaattcctatcagactcttattatatgactatgacagcaagattattgggtgcataaagatggaagatggaagatggaatcaatacagataatggaagaagagcaatttgaaattactggacttagtggacttgatgagttggattaattgacatgtttatctagaaaaaagattgatggatatatatctcaaggattggaaacttctctttgactttttgtggaagaataaaatgatatgatgttaatgagatttgaaaccaattaagataaccgctggaggaaggtgattttataatctattacaagacaggcttgttatatattatagatttatagctgaactacgacaaatcggaagtcaatatttttatatatattttttattgtattagttattgatttgtgttttttctttttgtattgttttggttttgaaaatttgaataaaaattaattggaaaaaaaaagaaatatgcatGCATAGCTGCCACCGGGCACAGGTTCAACAGGGGGCTCAAGCCCAACAGAATGACCATTCCTTTGCCCCTCTGATCTGTTGAAGACTGCCGCAATGCAAGGTGGAGGGATGACTCGTGAATCTGACAGTCATCCAGTCTTAAAGCTTTCCCCAAAACATCGCTCCTGGAACTGGCGAGCAACTCGCTTGGGCAGAAAGCACCATAAAAGGCCATCAGTGCCGTTGCCATAAACAAAAGTGTATCAAAGACAGATGAACAAGCCTTTCAAAACTCTGGGAACAGCTGCAAAAGAAGATCAGGAGTGAAGGGCCTGTGCATTCACCACACACACAGTGGCTTGGTGGTCACACCAGAACCTAACTGTGTGGTTTTGGAAGGCCGATGACCATAGGTGTACTGCCATGACTATTGGAAAAACTCCAAGAATGTCAAGTCAGAGGTGATGCCAGCTGCCACCCTCTCTGGAGGCCACCGCTCTGTGCACCAGTGATCTCATAATACTGAAACCCATCACTCCCACAGCATCTGACATTACCTGGAGCTCTGCCTCCAGGAGCAGCTCATCCCTCCAAAAGGAGACGCCATtgtattccaaaaggaaaataagcCATATCTGTAA belongs to Rhineura floridana isolate rRhiFlo1 chromosome 11, rRhiFlo1.hap2, whole genome shotgun sequence and includes:
- the LOC133367893 gene encoding olfactory receptor 13G1-like, with translation MHGQQSEDLFDVTLGSNTSPVDNCDGLIKGHVAHRLTLLCKIIIYRSTIGEKQIMDEGTSIRDIQLKNQSGTMEFTLVGLTSSAELQTLLFGIFTLIYATALAGNVLLIFTICTCKKLHTPMYFLLINLSLVNVFSISVTTPKLLQTLWTHRKTISFYGCITQMYLFVWALGTELFILSFMAFDRYAAICHPLQYTVIMKKEVCVGIASGAWVAGMFNSAVHAGLMLTLSFCNSNIVNHFFCDVPPLLELSCSDTSLNEMMAFVSDVIFGICSCGLTLTSYFFILRAIFRIRSTEGKKKAFSTCSSHLIVVSFFFSSSIYTYIRPSSDYSLDKDKFVSLLYSVVTPVVNPLIYSLRNKDVKEALKTITGRSRLLRKAQD